A single window of Carassius gibelio isolate Cgi1373 ecotype wild population from Czech Republic chromosome A19, carGib1.2-hapl.c, whole genome shotgun sequence DNA harbors:
- the LOC127934896 gene encoding N(G),N(G)-dimethylarginine dimethylaminohydrolase 2 isoform X1, with product MANIYPYGCFTHAVVRGIPESFGKLAEGREVFQTDLAKAQRQMGVLMGALRQKVGLQLIEIPAVSELPESWRIEDVAVIQGDTALITRPLKQQRRAEAEAVRHVLNELKLTVLEMGDEEGGSAGATLEGSDVLFTGKEFFVGISKHTNQRGAEVLANTFKDFAVSTVPVFGGSRLKNICSMGGPDTIIISSSDGAKKTLRVMEQLTDHHYEILSVTEDAAANCIYIRGPAKADFLLHPTAEECPNSVPAFQRLTDYTLLPTACSEASKFGSALSSLCLLINKKPNY from the exons ATGGCCAATATATATCCATACGGCTGCTTCACACATGCTGTGGTCAGAGGTATCCCAGAATCCTTTGGGAAGTTGGCGGAGGGCAGAGAAGTGTTTCAGACGGACCTGGCCAAGGCCCAGCGTCAGATGGGGGTGCTGATGGGAGCTCTGAGACAGAAGGTGGGGCTGCAGCTGATAGAGATCCCAGCAGTGTCCGAGCTGCCTGAGAGCTGGAGGATCGAAGACGTGGCTGTGATCCAGGGCGACACGGCGCTCATCACACGACCCCTCAAACAGCAGAGGCGCGCTGAG GCGGAGGCCGTGCGGCACGTCCTGAACGAGCTCAAGCTGACGGTGCTGGAGATGGGCGACGAGGAGGGCGGGTCTGCTGGAGCCACTCTGGAAGGAAGTGATGTCCTCTTCACTGGAAAAGAGTTCTTCGTGGGCATTTCGAAACACACTAATCAACGTGGGGCAGAGGTTTTGGCTAACACTTTCAAG GACTTTGCGGTGTCCACTGTGCCGGTGTTTGGAGGCTCTCGACTGAAGAACATCTGCTCCATGGGTGGCCCTGACAccatcatcatcagcagcagcgaCGGGGCCAAGAAAACACTCAGA GTGATGGAGCAGCTGACTGACCATCACTATGAGATCTTGTCTGTAACTGAGGATGCTGCTGCTAACTGCATTTACATCAGAGGTCCTGCTAAAGCAGACTTCCTCCTGCACCCCACAGCGGAGGAGTGTCCCAACAGTGTTCCT GCCTTCCAGCGTTTGACAGACTACACCCTGCTGCCCACCGCCTGCAGTGAAGCCTCCAAATTCGGGTCGGCGCTGTCCTCCCTTTGCCTTCTTATCAACAAGAAACCCAACTATTAA